One genomic region from Leguminivora glycinivorella isolate SPB_JAAS2020 chromosome 8, LegGlyc_1.1, whole genome shotgun sequence encodes:
- the LOC125228983 gene encoding uncharacterized protein LOC125228983, which translates to MDGNEKEKPPDEDGDNGMDWEKYTRKRNLDLSPTKLEPSPKKIVIDPAESEKQSGNTNSAVEEPGTSRMVESHANSQKESVEINKSNSTEFNPHLYKHPSLDSKSREYGANDDGPFIVHVSREAAPSSSATLKPINVGLLLTQANVNNIQKDGGIKSVGRNRVAVTFSTAADANNFLKHPLLGKNKFIADIPSYHVSRMGVVRGVPSDWTMEELVNGTSLREGKGKILKARRLQRKILKDDGSPSWVPTQSVVVTFEGQSLPTKIFAYYTSLVVDVYQLPIIQCRKCAKWSDILPNDVAPLMVTLAERLTFHNRSPGQLFTME; encoded by the exons ATGGACGGCAACGAGAAGGAGAAGCCTCCAGACGAGGATGGTGATAACGGTATGGACTGGGAGAAATACACGCGCAAGCGTAACTTGGATTTATCACCAACCAAGCTGGAGCCTTCCcccaaaaaaattgtaattgaCCCGGCAGAGTCCGAAAAGCAGTCGGGTAATACAAATAGTGCAGTTGAGGAGCCCGGTACTAGTAGGATGGTCGAGTCTCATGCGAACAGTCAAAAAGAGTCAGTTGAAATAAACAAAAGTAACTCAACTGAATTTAACCCGCATCTATACAAACACCCCAGTCTAGACAGCAAATCACGAGAGTATGGTGCCAACGATGATGGACCTTTCATAGTGCATGTCTCTAGAGAGGCCGCCCCTTCCTCCAGTGCCACTCTAAAACCCATAAATGTAGGCCTTTTACTAACTCAGGCAAACGTCAATAACATCCAGAAGGACGGTGGCATTAAATCGGTGGGTCGCAACAGAGTAGCGGTCACTTTCTCCACAGCTGCGGATGCAAATAACTTCCTTAAGCACCCGCTTCTAGGCAAAAATAAGTTTATAGCTGATATCCCTTCATATCATGTATCTCGAATGGGAGTGGTGCGAGGAGTTCCTTCAGACTGGACTATGGAGGAATTGGTCAATGGAACGTCCCTTAGAGAAGGTAAAGGGAAGATCCTTAAAGCTCGTCGACTTCAACGGAAGATACTTAAAGATGATGGCTCCCCGTCTTGGGTTCCGACTCAATCGGTAGTAGTAACTTTTGAGGGTCAAAGCTTGCCTACCAAAATTTTTGCATACTACACCTCATTAGTTGTGGACGTGTATCAGCTGCCAATAATCCAATGTAGGAAGTGC GCCAAATGGAGCGACATTCTACCGAACGACGTTGCGCCTTTAATGGTCACACTTGCAGAGCGACTCACCTTTCATAATAGGTCACCAGGTCAACTTTTTACAATGGAATAG